The following are encoded together in the bacterium genome:
- the larB gene encoding nickel pincer cofactor biosynthesis protein LarB, whose amino-acid sequence MDRQQLVALLEAVARGTCPVDEALARLRTMPFEDLGFARVDHHRGLRTGVPEVIFGEGKTPEQVIAIAERLATTEANVLVTRLAAEAGAALVAAVPGFTYAPLPRVAVRRARPHLPGATGTVLVVAAGTADLPVAEEAALCAETMGLTVERLWDVGVSGLHRLLAERERLWAASVLIVVAGMEGALPSVVGGLVQRPVIAVPTSVGYGASYKGLAALLGMLSSCAAGLTVVNIDNGFGAAAAAARIMLPHPDEEST is encoded by the coding sequence ATGGACCGCCAGCAACTCGTCGCGCTGCTCGAGGCGGTCGCCCGCGGCACGTGTCCCGTCGACGAGGCCCTCGCCCGCCTGCGCACGATGCCCTTCGAGGACCTCGGGTTCGCGCGTGTCGATCATCACCGCGGGCTGCGGACCGGCGTGCCCGAGGTGATCTTCGGCGAGGGCAAGACGCCGGAGCAGGTGATCGCCATCGCCGAGCGGCTCGCGACCACCGAGGCGAACGTGCTCGTGACCCGGCTCGCCGCCGAGGCGGGCGCGGCGCTCGTCGCGGCGGTGCCCGGCTTCACCTATGCACCGCTGCCGCGCGTCGCGGTGCGGCGCGCGCGGCCGCACCTGCCGGGCGCCACCGGCACGGTGCTGGTCGTCGCTGCGGGCACGGCCGATCTGCCGGTCGCCGAGGAGGCGGCGCTGTGCGCCGAGACCATGGGTCTCACGGTCGAGCGCCTGTGGGACGTCGGCGTCTCCGGCCTGCACCGGCTGCTCGCGGAGCGCGAGCGGCTGTGGGCGGCGTCGGTGCTGATCGTGGTCGCGGGCATGGAGGGCGCGCTGCCGAGCGTCGTCGGCGGGCTCGTGCAGCGGCCGGTGATCGCCGTGCCGACGAGCGTCGGCTACGGCGCCAGCTACAAGGGACTCGCCGCGCTGCTCGGCATGCTCTCGAGCTGCGCCGCCGGTCTCACGGTCGTCAACATCGACAACGGGTTCGGAGCGGCCGCCGCCGCGGCGCGCATCATGCTGCCGCACCCCGACGAGGAGAGCACCTGA